A genomic region of Arachis stenosperma cultivar V10309 chromosome 9, arast.V10309.gnm1.PFL2, whole genome shotgun sequence contains the following coding sequences:
- the LOC130951745 gene encoding cytochrome P450 78A7 translates to MGISSTTLDTNWWVLTLPTIIGTHNNILNNLIFVASIALLSIGILAWALIFPMGGVAWRNGRNQMGPVPIPGPKGFPIFGILFSLNHGLPHRTLASIASTLSAAQLMAFSLGSTPAVITSNSNMAREILNSAHFADRPIKDSAKSLMFSRAIGFAPNGSYWRLLRKIASIHLFSPRRIAAHEAGRRHDCAAMLQAVAHEQSQNGVVFLRKHLQDAALNNIMGTVFGKRYNMEEQKQNSDQQVEELREMVREGFELLGAFNLCDYVPWMKFFYDPFHIKERCSALTPRVKRFVKRVLDEHRLGQDKKIISDGSDFVDVLLSLEGDEKLQDDDMIAVLWEMIFRGTDTTALVTEWVMAELVLNQEIQARLRSELYNSLGDKNNITDADVAKLTYLEAIVKETLRLHPIGPLLSWARLSTSDVQLSNGMVVPSNTTTMVNMWAITHDPNVWEDPLEFKPERFLKAQGGIDFDIRGVDLRLAPFGAGRRVCPGKNLGLATVTLWVAKLVHRFEWLQDMANPVDLTEVLKLSCEMKTPLKVVAIPRVG, encoded by the exons ATGGGGATATCTTCAACCACCTTAGACACAAATTGGTGGGTGCTTACACTCCCAACCATAATAGGAACACATAATAACATACTTAACAATCTAATCTTTGTAGCCTCAATTGCACTTCTCTCCATTGGAATTTTAGCATGGGCATTAATATTCCCAATGGGAGGAGTAGCTTGGCGAAACGGCCGGAACCAAATGGGCCCTGTCCCAATTCCAGGGCCCAAAGGGTTCCCAATCTTTGGTATCTTATTCAGCTTGAACCATGGCCTTCCACACCGAACCCTAGCTTCCATTGCTTCCACCCTCTCCGCTGCACAACTCATGGCCTTCAGCTTAGGTTCCACACCTGCAGTTATCACCTCAAATTCTAACATGGCACGCGAAATCTTGAATTCGGCCCATTTTGCGGATCGTCCCATTAAAGATTCCGCAAAGAGCCTCATGTTCAGTCGCGCCATTGGGTTCGCACCCAACGGCTCATACTGGCGTTTACTTCGAAAGATTGCATCCATTCATCTCTTTTCTCCTAGGCGCATCGCGGCCCATGAGGCCGGTCGCAGGCATGATTGCGCCGCCATGTTGCAAGCCGTGGCTCACGAACAATCACAAAATGGGGTTGTTTTCCTAAGAAAACACCTCCAAGATGCGGCTCTTAACAACATTATGGGAACCGTCTTTGGAAAAAGATACAACATGGAAGAACAAAAGCAGAATAGCGATCAGCAAGTTGAGGAGCTTCGTGAGATGGTGAGGGAAGGGTTTGAGCTCTTAGGAGCTTTCAACTTGTGTGATTATGTTCCATGGATGAAGTTCTTCTACGACCCTTTTCACATCAAGGAACGGTGTTCCGCTCTTACTCCTCGCGTAAAGAGGTTTGTGAAGAGGGTTTTGGATGAACATCGATTGGGTCAGGACAAGAAGATTATTTCTGATGGATCAGACTTCGTGGATGTGCTGCTCTCGTTGGAAGGGGATGAAAAGCTCCAAGATGACGATATGATTGCGGTTTTATGG GAGATGATATTCCGTGGCACAGACACAACAGCACTTGTAACCGAATGGGTAATGGCAGAGCTTGTTTTGAACCAAGAAATTCAGGCTAGGCTTCGCAGTGAGCTTTACAATTCTCTTGGGGACAAGAACAACATTACGGATGCTGACGTGGCAAAACTAACATATCTTGAGGCCATTGTGAAAGAGACTTTGCGATTGCACCCAATCGGTCCACTCCTTTCATGGGCCCGCTTGTCCACGTCAGATGTCCAGCTCAGCAACGGCATGGTGGTCCCATCGAACACCACAACAATGGTGAACATGTGGGCCATAACTCACGACCCCAACGTGTGGGAGGATCCATTGGAGTTTAAACCTGAGAGGTTTTTGAAGGCTCAAGGAGGCATTGACTTTGACATAAGGGGCGTTGACCTTAGGCTTGCACCGTTCGGTGCCGGCCGTAGGGTTTGCCCCGGCAAGAATCTTGGCCTTGCCACTGTCACCCTTTGGGtggctaagttggttcaccggTTTGAATGGCTGCAAGACATGGCTAACCCTGTTGACCTAACCGAAGTGCTCAAGCTTTCTTGTGAAATGAAAACCCCTCTGAAAGTTGTGGCTATTCCAAGGGTTggttaa